One genomic window of Ciona intestinalis chromosome 7, KH, whole genome shotgun sequence includes the following:
- the LOC100176112 gene encoding protein ABHD14B has product MTRRLIFIAAILFVASLFLIISFYPDWNTEEREPYFGEDKSRGGRKNPNVLEFVKEQNVDDQRSESLKRIGFAEKYVTVGGANVYAVFPELKGKVLLSVLLLHGAAFSSETWQRIGTLQFLLKQNYFPIAVDLPGLGKSSKTPITDRNGFLSSLIKTLGIEKPVVISPSMSGRYSIPHFILHPNELSGYVPIAPVMDSTFSDQDFKKSNVSTLIIYGENDVGTLEKNKVLSAIPNSRVVMIPKAGHPCYLDDTPLFHKTLLDFLRSLK; this is encoded by the exons atgaCTCGCCGATTGATATTTATCGCTGCTATTCTCTTCGTGGCAAGTTTGTTTCTGATTATTTCGTTCTATCCAGATTGGAACACAGAAGAAAGAG AACCATATTTTGGTGAAGATAAAAGCAGGGGAGGAAGAAAGAATCCCAATGTGTTGGAATTTGTAAAGGAACAAAATGTTGATGATCAAAGATCTGAATCACTTAAACGAATTGGATTTGCAGAGAAATATGTCACTGTTGGGGGTGCAAATGTTTATGCTGTTTTCCCTGAATTAAAAGGAAAAGTCTTGCTTTCAGTTCTGCTTCTGCACGGTGCTGCGTTTTCATCAGAAACTTGGCAAAGAATCGGAACGCttcaatttttattgaaacaaaactatttcCCTATTGCTGTTGATTTACCTGGGCTTGGGAAATCTTCTAAAACTCCCATAACCGACAGAAATGGGTTTTTGAGCAGTTTAATAAAGACTCTTGGAATTGAAAAACCTGTTGTTATCAGCCCATCTATGAGTGGCAGATATTCCATCCCGCATTTCATATTACACCCTAATGAATTGAGCGGTTACGTCCCAATTGCCCCCGTGATGGATTCTACATTTTCCGATCAAGATTtcaaaaaatcaaatgtttCAACTCTGATCATCTATGGTGAGAACGACGTTGGCACGTTGgagaaaaacaaagttttgtcAGCAATTCCAAACAGTAGAGTTGTGATGATACCAAAAGCAGGGCACCCATGTTATCTAGATGATACACctttgtttcataaaactcTGCTTGATTTTCTAAGGTCATTGAAGTAA